The Montipora foliosa isolate CH-2021 chromosome 1, ASM3666993v2, whole genome shotgun sequence genome has a window encoding:
- the LOC137995115 gene encoding tudor domain-containing protein 1-like — MSSKKKPLDDARKQLQEKLNNVEEQSEYMCQFIKDMVNEASTPAKKLLKEKDRKTFFQKYSSVSQELEKCLDCLLLMSDSMTALGEEDTQDDVLTFTEGKEITVSTEQGSLESSQPASSSSVSPTKELPENFNHDLVPGPKNDVVNSPKDLQAADTPTANARISSDKTESVNCNSNVLSNEAQNSQEGINVISALIDVEPMKQCVNQSPTEDMVSARVQKTSKRRGSASSTGALSDIIQEIRISTREAKMAADTTPSKVQLVSYPFKNGQKLDVIITEVVSPWELWVQPIGTQLDLLMAEMCMHYARLGAAGYKGSLAIAPAKGDFCCAKFSEDDTWYRVQVIAVDESQTGSIVSVVSVDDGNRDKVGLSRLRPLEEKFTKLPCQGLCCALSGVRPIKPTPQKTPGVTSSLWSQESIDWLRKTVGGKQLQAYPIKTNDLIIVDLYASPPKSPKQKHQSVVKGLPSLHYSITEMMINVGMAQRIVSAIANNENSMSTTSSKPLSVPKKNSLTQSVSSVSIESKIEEETCSKNDKKAGDCAGTGNLISSTDTVVQCPTIGSENSGPVVKDHTLLGRDNMFQEGRLEDGEQEKMSGGDCKNLIKLQHVVHDSDTYLQSCKSDNSYQPQVGDCCCARFSEDGRWYRGLVTNFRRVQEEKKGPPNGESVDFQVFHLDFKSSEWVSPENVKQLEARFLSLPGQVVRYRLANLKPEKSEGPIRFIR; from the exons ATGTCATCAAAGAAGAAGCCCTTGGATGATGCAAGAAAGCAACTACAGGAAAAACTAAATAATGTTGAGGAACAATCTGAATATATGTGCCAGTTTATTAAAGACATGGTCAATGAG GCATCTACTCCTGCCAAGAAACTCCTTAAAGAGAAAGACCGCAAGACATTTTTCCAAAAATATTCCTCAGTAAGTCAGGAACTAGAGAAATGCCTTGACTGTCTGTTGCTGATGAGTGATTCAATGACTGCTCTTGGAGAAGAAGATACACAGG ATGATGTATTGACTTTTACTGAGGGTAAAGAGATTACAGTGAGTACTGAACAAGGCAGCTTGGAATCCTCACAACCTGCCAGTTCCTCTTCAGTGTCGCCAACTAAAGAACTTCCAGAAAATTTCAATCATGATCTTGTTCCAGGGCCTAAGAATGATGTTGTCAACTCACCAAAGGATCTTCAGGCAGCAGACACACCAACAGCAAATGCTAGGATATCTAGTGACAAGACTGAGTCTGTCAACTGCAACTCAAACGTTTTATCCAATGAAGCTCAAAATAGTCAAGAAGGAATTAATGTGATATCCGCATTAATTGATGTTGAACCGATGAAACAATGTGTTAATCAATCACCAACAGAGGATATGGTTTCTGCGAGAGTACAAAAGACTTCCAAGAGAAGAGGATCAGCATCTTCTACTGGTGCGTTGTCTGATATTATTCAAGAGATTAGGATTTCTACAAGAGAAGCAAAGATGGCAGCTGACACCACACCATCAAAAG TGCAGTTGGTCTCTTATCCTTTCAAGAATGGCCAGAAGCTTGATGTTATTATCACTGAAGTTGTGAGCCCCTGGGAATTGTGGGTGCAACCCATTGGAACTCAGTTAGATCTTCTAATGGCAGAAATGTG caTGCATTATGCTAGATTAGGAGCTGCAGGTTACAAGGGAAGTCTGGCAATAGCCCCTGCAAAGGGTGACTTCTGTTGTGCAAAGTTTTCTGAAGATGACACGTGGTACAGAGTTCAAGTGATAGCTGTGGATGAATCTCAGACAG GTTCCATAGTGTCTGTTGTTTCTGTTGATGATGGCAATCGTGACAAAGTTGGTCTTTCTCGTTTGAGACCACTTGAAGAAAAGTTTACCAAGCTTCCTTGTCAAGGGCTGTGCTGTGCCTTGTCAGGTGTGAGACCTATTAAACCAACACCACAAAAAACACCAG GGGTTACATCTTCACTTTGGAGTCAAGAATCaattgattggctgagaaaaaCTGTTGGCGGTAAACAACTTCAGGCGTATCCAATAAAAACCAATGACCTCATTATCGTCGATTTGTATGCTTCTCCTCCAAAAAGCCCAAAACAAAAGCACCAGAGTGTTGTCAAAGGTCTTCCTTCTTTGCATTATAGCATCACAGAGATGATGATCAATGTTGGCATGGCGCAGAGGATTGTGTCAGCAATCGCAAACAATGAAAATAGCATGTCTACAACTAGTTCAAAACCCTTATCAGTCCCAAAGAAGAACTCTTTGACTCAAAGTGTAAGTAGTGTGAGTATTGAGAGCAAGATAGAGGAAGAAACATGCTCCAAGAATGATAAGAAGGCAGGCGACTGTGCCGGGACAGGCAACTTAATTTCATCCACAGATACTGTTGTACAGTGCCCAACAATTGGTTCGGAAAATAGTGGTCCTGTGGTTAAAGATCACACATTGCTAGGAAGAGATAACATGTTTCAGGAAGGAAGGCTGGAAGATGGAGAACAGGAAAAAATGAGCGGAGGGGATTGTAAAAATCTCATTAAACTGCAACATGTTGTACATGATA GTGATACGTATCTTCAAAGCTGCAAATCAGACAACAGTTATCAGCCTCAGGTTGGCGACTGCTGTTGCGCTCGGTTCAGTGAGGACGGGCGATGGTACCGTGGACTGGTGACAAACTTTAGAAGAGTACAGGAAGAGAAAAAAGGACCGCCCAACGGTGAATCAGTGGATTTTCAAGTGTTCCATTTGGACTTCAAAAGTTCTGAATGGGTTTCTCCTGAAAATGTTAAGCAGCTGGAAGCTAGGTTTCTATCTCTGCCTGGGCAAGTTGTGAGATATCGACTTGCCAATCTCAAGCCTgaaaaaagtgaag GCCCAATCAGATTCATCCGATGA